A stretch of Ammospiza caudacuta isolate bAmmCau1 chromosome 18, bAmmCau1.pri, whole genome shotgun sequence DNA encodes these proteins:
- the LOC131565640 gene encoding LOW QUALITY PROTEIN: uncharacterized protein LOC131565640 (The sequence of the model RefSeq protein was modified relative to this genomic sequence to represent the inferred CDS: substituted 1 base at 1 genomic stop codon), whose protein sequence is MDKRESSPQGPDSPQGSGSYRDADSPPRLEVEREEGSPHGTESQWETRSLPELSPYGDGRTPRNGGFGKSGTCRIETSTPRTGDNSLGGNVSKLRYSEENDTETYEREAENNSQKLNIIIQIEDRRDGRGTEDEDSSPEQDRRQQMREERRQMQSEARLDCVNHARGVVGKELTEIEGEDEEQGKGKRKEKRKNREDIEAQEDPGEGTSHSYYTRSVARREAKQEEERNHTIAPLRQLMPMVGERTRVKVPFSTSDLNNWRDEARNFRRNPEGVAKRFELMAKNLDIDWEDIEVMLSELTDTERELVLETGKRHAQVLSGRLEDNFPSSKPEWDPGNEEHYRRLVQYRKLIAMGLLWATDIPGKSKQAAPIVVELKDGARPVVRKQYPLRIEDRKGIEPIIKRFLELGLLVECESDFNTPILPVKKPNGAYRLVQDLRAVNEITKTLHPLVANPYTLLTRLKDNLAWFTVLDLKDTFFCLPLAPESQKIFAFEWESVDKGRKTQLTWTVLPQGWANSPTIFGNQLAKELEQWERPLGDGTLLQYVDDLLIATVTEEECIEWTISLLNFLGLSGYRVSQQKAQLVQKVVVYLGYEVSRGQRSLGAARKEAICQMPKPETVRDLRAFLGMTGWCRLWIYQYGILAKPLYDLLKETKDVLAWTPEAEGAFKKLKLELMRAPALGLPDVSKPFWLFSHERQGMALGVLAQQLGTHKRPVAYFSKRLDEVSKGWPGCLRAVAAVIINIEEARKLTLGQKMTVLVSHTVSAVLEQKGNHWLSPSRFLKYQAILAESDDVTIQVTNIVNPASFLEGRAPAEPIEHDCLETIEAVYSSRPDLKEEPLEGADNWFSDGSSFVKXGVRMAGYAVTTTERVIESNPLPAGTSAQKAELIALTRALELAENMQINIWTDSKYAFSVVHAHGAIWKERGLLTTQGKTVKHAEEILRLLEAVQLPAQVAIMHCKGHLKGQAIIERAHGTLKKYLAKQEEGSPQQNYTISHKKLVSKKKRSIVGTCQVD, encoded by the exons ATGGACAAGAGGGAAAGCAGCCCGCAGGGACCAGATAGTCCACAGGGGTCGGGAAGCTACAGGGATGCTGACAGCCCACCCAGATTAGAAGTTGAGAGGGAAGAAGGCAGCCCACATGGAACAGAGAGTCAATGGGAGACACGCAGCCTCCCCGAACTAAGTCCATATGGGGATGGTAGAACACCCAGAAATGGAGGTTTTGGGAAATCAGGTACCTGTAGAATAGAAACCAGCACACCAAGGACTGGGGATAACTCACTAGGAGGCAACGTCTCTAAGCTGAGGTATAGTGAGGAGAATGACACTGAGACATACGAAAGGGAGGCAGAGAACAACTCACAGAAGCTGAATATAATAATTCAGATAGAAGATAGGAGAGATGGAAGGGGAACAGAAGATGAGGACAGTAGCCCGGAACAGGATAGGCGCCAGCAGATGCGGGAAGAAAGGCGACAGATGCAGAGCGAGGCGCGGCTGGACTGTGTAAACCATGCCAGGGGGGTAGTAGGAAAAGAGTTAACAGAAATAGAAGGTGAAGATGaagaacagggaaagggaaagagaaaagagaagagaaagaataggGAAGACATTGAGGCACAGGAAGATCCTGGGGAGGGGACTAGTCATTCGTATTATACCAGATCTGTGGCACGGagggaagcaaagcaagaaGAGGAACGGAACCATACAATAGCTCCTCTCCGACAACTTATGCCAATGGTAGGAGAAAGGACCAGGGTAAAGGTGCCGTTCTCCACAAGTGATCTGAACAATTGGAGGGATGAGGCAAGGAACTTCAGGAGGAATCCAGAGGGAGTAGCGAAGAGGTTTGAATTAATGGCAAAGAATTTAGATATTGATTGGGAAGATATAGAGGTGATGTTGTCAGAATTGACAGATACAGAAAGGGAACTCGTATTGGAAACAGGAAAACGACATGCTCAAGTATTATCAGGGAGACTAGAAGATAATTTCCCCAGCAGTAAACCAGAGTGGGATCCGGGCAACGAAGAGCACTATCGACGACTGGTGCAGTACAGAAAGCTGATAGCGATGGGCTTGC TATGGGCTACTGATATacctggaaaatcaaaacaagcagcaccgaTTGTTGTTGAACTTAAAGACGGGGCAAGACCGGTGGTAAGAAAACAATACCCTTTGAGAATAGAAGACAGGAAGGGGATTGAGCCCATAATCAAAAGGTTTCTGGAACTGGGGTTATTGGTAGAATGTGAATCGGATTTTAATACACCAATCTTgccagtaaagaaacctaatggagcTTATAGACTAGTTCAGGATTTGAGGGCAGTAAACGAAATAACCAAGACATTACATCCTTTAGTTGCTAATCCATACACGCTTTTAACTAGACTCAAGGATAATTTGGCCTGGTTCACCGTATTAGACTTGAAAGACAcattcttctgccttcccttagctcccgagagtcaaaagatttttgcctttgaatgggaatctgtagataaaggaagaaagacccaACTTACCTGGACGGTATTGCCCCAAGGATGGGCGAACTCCCCTACGATTTTTGGGAATCAGTTAGCCAAAGAATTAGAACAGTGGGAAAGGCCGCTGGGAGATGGCACCCTTCTGCAATACGTAGATGACCTCCTAATagcaacagtgacagaggaagaatgcattgaatggactatttccttgttaaatttcctgggtttaagtggataccgagtctctcaacagaaagcacagctggtgcaaaaAGTAGTGGTGTACCTGGGATACGAAGTCTCCAGAGGACAgcgatccctgggagcagctaggAAAGAGGCCATCTGTCAAATGCCTAAACCAGAGACAGTGAGAGATCTGCGCGCCTTTCTGGGGATGACAGGTTGGTGTCGGCTATGGATCTACCAGTACGGGATACTCGCTAAACCACTGTACGATTTGTTGAAAGAAACTAAGGATGTTCTAGCTTGGACTCCCGAGGCAGAAGGGGCCTTCAAGAAGTTGAAGCTGGAGCTAATGAGAGCACCGGCCTTAGGTCTCCCAGATGTATCAAAACCATTCTGGCTGTTCTCCCATGAACGACAAGGGATGGCCCTAGGAGTCCTGGCGCAGCAGTTGGGAACACACAAGAGACCTGTGGCCTACTTCTCCAAGCGATTGGATGAAGTAAGtaaaggatggccaggctgtctgagggcagtggctgcagtgatAATTAACATAGAAGAGGCCAGAAAGCTCACACTGGGCCAGAAGATGACTGTGTTAGTATCTCACACTGTGTCggctgtgctggaacagaaaggcaacCATTGGTTGTCGCCTTCCAGATTCCTAAAATACCAGGCCATCTTGGCTGAATCAGATGACGTAACCATTCAGGTAACTAACATTGTGAACCCAGCTTCATTTCTagaagggagagccccagcagaaccCATCGAACACGACTGCCTGGAAACAATTGAAGCCGTCTACTCCAGTCGCCCAGATCTCAAAGAAGAGCCGCTTGAAGGTGCGGACAACTGGTtctcagatggcagcagcttcgtGAAGTAAGGAGTAAGAATGGCTGGCTATGCAGTCACCACTACAGAAAGGGTAATTGAGTCAAACCCCTTGCCTGCAGGGACCTCAgcccaaaaggcagagctgatagcTCTGACCCGAGCCCTGGAATTGGcagaaaacatgcaaattaaTATATGGACAGACTCTAAATATGCCTTCTCTGTTGTACATGCTCATGgggccatctggaaagaaagaggactattgactacacaaggaaaaacagtcaaacaTGCAGAAGAGATTCTGCGATTGCTAGAGGCGGTCCAACTCCCAGCACAAGTGGCCATAATGCATTGTAAAGGACATCTGAAAG GGCAGGCCATCATTGAAAGGGCACATGGTACCTTAAAGAAGTATTTAGCCAAACAGGAAGAG ggcagcccccagcagaACTACACTATAAGCCACAAGAAACTGGTGAGCAAGAAAAAGAG GAGCATTGTGGGTACCTGccaagtggactaa